The following are from one region of the Ochotona princeps isolate mOchPri1 chromosome 4, mOchPri1.hap1, whole genome shotgun sequence genome:
- the LOC101536307 gene encoding cytochrome c oxidase subunit 8B, mitochondrial-like produces the protein MLRLFPVARLLRAPLRCWVLPKAHVSAKPARTPTSPVEQAVGISVLFVSLLAPAGWVLTHLESYKKGSKE, from the exons ATGCTGAGGCTGTTCCCTGTCGCCAGGCTGCTCCGGGCCCCCCTGAGATGCTGGGTGCTCCCCAAGGCGCATGTCTCTGCTAAGCCGGCCAGAACACCCACCTCCCCTGTG GAGCAGGCGGTGGGCATATCAGTGCTGTTTGTCAGCTTGCTGGCTCCTGCAGGCTGGGTCCTGACTCACCTCGAGAGCTACAAGAAAGGCTCCAAAGAATGA
- the LOC131480126 gene encoding NACHT, LRR and PYD domains-containing protein 6-like isoform X1: MEGLGAPGCSSEPLATAARELLLAALEDLSQEQLKRFRHKLRDARAGGRGIPWGRLELADAMDLAEQLVHFYGPEPALDVARKTLQRADVRDVAARLKEQRRQRLGTGSSAMISVAEYRKKYREHVLRQHAKVRERNARSVRINRRFTKLLIAPEGTAGGDVAPGTTDEPQEERARRSDTRTFNRLFGRDEEGQRPLTVVLQGPAGIGKTMAAKKILLDWAAGKLYQGQVDFAFFVPCRELLANPGARSLADLVLEQCPDRRAPVPQMLAQPDRLLFILDGVDELPAPPGALEAAAPCTDPFEAASGARVLGGLLSKALLPAARLLVTARAAAPGRLRSPQCAEVYGFSDRDRKKYFYRFFEDERGAARAYRLVKENQTLLALCFVPFVCWIVCTVLRQQLALGHDPAHTLRTATAVYLLFVTSLLDGGAGGAQAELRKLCGLAREGTLERRARFTEQDLGRLQLRGSPVQTLFLSKKELPGVLETEVAYQFADLSFQEFFAALSYLLPDERAPESVAARDLETLLPRDGRPRAHLALTTRFLFGLLSTERTREIERHFGCTVSARVKQDALRWVQGQGGSRGCQGFEAVEEPGEEKGEEADEEDEEEDGEELGEDLNYPLEVLYCLYETQEEAFVGHALRGLPELVLERVRLNSMHLAVLSYCVSHCPAGQALRLVRCGLVAVRQRKKRSLVQRLQGSSRTNTKPPPASPLHPLCKAMAEPQCGLSILTLSGCRLSDAVCRDLAEALGTAPALTELGLLHCGLSEPGLRMLGQGLAGPACRVRVLRLQPGAHPGVLQYLVSLLRLSPALTTLDLSGCQLPPPAVTYLRSILQQPGCSLKTLSLAAVELSDQSLQELRAVMAAKPDLVIVHSALGGPLETSLETISAL; this comes from the exons ATGGAGGGACTAGGGGCCCCGGGCTGCAG CTCGGAGCCCCTGGCGACCGCGGCCCGCGAGCTGCTGCTGGCGGCACTGGAGGACTTGAGCCAGGAGCAGCTGAAGCGCTTCCGCCACAAGCTGCGGGACGCGCGCGCCGGCGGCCGTGGCATCCCGTGGGGGCGCCTGGAGCTCGCGGATGCTATGGACCTCGCAGAGCAGCTGGTCCACTTCTACGGGCCAGAGCCCGCGCTGGACGTGGCCCGCAAGACGCTGCAGAGGGCGGACGTGCGCGACGTGGCTGCGCGACTCAAGGAGCAGCGGCGGCAGC GGCTTGGTACCGGTTCCTCTGCGATGATCTCCGTGGCTG AGTACCGCAAGAAATACCGGGAGCACGTGCTGCGGCAACACGCTAAGGTGCGCGAGAGGAACGCACGCTCGGTGCGTATCAACCGGCGCTTCACCAAGCTGCTCATCGCGCCAGAAGGCACCGCCGGCGGGGACGTGGCGCCGGGAACTACGGACGAACCCCAGGAAGAGCGCGCGCGGCGCTCGGACACGCGCACCTTCAACCGGCTCTTCGGGCGCGATGAGGAGGGCCAGCGGCCGCTGACCGTGGTGCTGCAGGGCCCGGCGGGCATTGGCAAGACCATGGCGGCCAAGAAGATCCTGCTAGACTGGGCGGCGGGCAAACTGTACCAGGGCCAGGTGGACTTCGCTTTCTTCGTGCCGTGCCGGGAGCTGCTGGCGAACCCGGGCGCGCGTAGCCTGGCCGACCTGGTCCTGGAGCAGTGCCCAGACCGCCGTGCGCCTGTGccgcagatgctggcacagccgGATCGGCTGCTCTTCATCCTGGACGGCGTGGACGAGCTGCCCGCGCCGCCCGGGGCCCTGGAGGCGGCCGCGCCCTGCACCGATCCCTTCGAGGCCGCGAGCGGTGCGCGAGTGCTGGGCGGGCTGCTAAGCAAAGCGCTGCTGCCCGCAGCCCGCCTGTTGGTGACCGCGCGTGCCGCCGCCCCGGGCCGCCTGCGCTCGCCGCAGTGCGCCGAGGTGTACGGCTTCAGCGACCGCGACAGGAAGAAGTACTTCTACCGCTTCTTCGAGGATGAGCGCGGCGCGGCGCGCGCCTACCGCCTGGTCAAGGAAAACCAGACGCTCTTAGCGTTGTGCTTCGTGCCTTTCGTGTGCTGGATCGTGTGCACAGTACTGCGCCAGCAGCTCGCGCTGGGCCACGACCCCGCGCACACGCTCAGGACCGCCACGGCCGTGTACCTGCTCTTCGTCACCAGCTTACTGGACGGCGGTGCCGGTGGGGCGCAAGCCGAACTCCGCAAGCTGTGCGGCCTGGCGCGCGAGGGCACCCTGGAGCGCAGGGCGCGGTTCACGGAGCAGGACCTGGGGCGCCTGCAGCTGCGCGGCTCACCCGTGCAGACCTTGTTCCTAAGCAAGAAGGAGCTGCCCGGTGTGCTGGAGACTGAGGTCGCCTACCAGTTCGCCGATCTCAGCTTCCAGGAGTTCTTCGCAGCCCTCAGCTACTTGCTGCCGGACGAGAGAGCTCCGGAGTCGGTGGCGGCCAGGGACCTGGAGACCCTGCTGCCCCGCGACGGCCGGCCGCGCGCCCACCTGGCGCTCACCACGCGCTTCCTCTTCGGGCTGCTAAGCACCGAGCGCACGCGCGAGATCGAGCGCCACTTTGGCTGCACGGTGTCAGCGCGCGTAAAGCAGGACGCCCTGcggtgggtgcagggccagggcGGGAGCAGGGGCTGCCAGGGGTTCGAGGCCGTGGAGGAGCCCGGCgaagagaaaggggaggaggcggacgaggaggacgaggaggaagaCGGGGAGGAGCTGGGCGAGGACCTCAACTACCCGCTGGAGGTGCTGTACTGCCTGTATGAGACGCAGGAGGAGGCGTTCGTGGGCCACGCCCTGCGCGGCCTGCCCGAGCTGGTGCTGGAGCGGGTGCGCCTCAACAGCATGCACTTGGCGGTTCTCAGCTACTGCGTGAGCCACTGCCCCGCCGGGCAGGCGCTGCGGCTGGTGCGCTGTGGGCTGGTCGCAGTGcgacagaggaagaagaggagcctCGTGCAGCGGCTGCAGGG cagctccaggaccaaCACGAAGCCGCCGCCGGCCTCCCCGCTGCACCCCCTCTGCAAGGCCATGGCGGAGCCGCAGTGCGGACTGAGCATCCTCAC GTTGTCCGGCTGCAGACTCTCGGACGCCGTCTGCCGAGACCTCGCCGAGGCCCTGGGGACAGCGCCGGCCCTGACGGAGCTGGGCCTCCTgcactgcggcctcagcgagccCGGCCTGCGCatgctggggcagggcctggcgggGCCCGCGTGCCGCGTGCGGGTGCTCAG GCTGCAGCCCGGCGCCCACCCTGGGGTCCTGCAGTACCTGGTCAGCCTGCTGCGGCTCAGCCCGGCGCTTACCACCCTGGACCTGAGCGGCTGCCAGCTGCCCCCGCCGGCTGTGACCTACCTGCGTTCCATCCTGCAGCAGCCGGGGTGCAGCCTGAAGACCCTCAG cctggccGCTGTGGAGCTGAGTGACCAGTCGCTGCAGGAGCTGCGGGCTGTGATGGCAGCAAAGCCGGACCTGGTCATTGTCCACTCAGCACTGGGTGGCCCTCTCGAGACCTCGCTGGAGACCATCAGTGCCCTCTGA
- the LOC131480126 gene encoding NACHT, LRR and PYD domains-containing protein 6-like isoform X2 yields the protein MEGLGAPGCSSEPLATAARELLLAALEDLSQEQLKRFRHKLRDARAGGRGIPWGRLELADAMDLAEQLVHFYGPEPALDVARKTLQRADVRDVAARLKEQRRQRLGTGSSAMISVAEYRKKYREHVLRQHAKVRERNARSVRINRRFTKLLIAPEGTAGGDVAPGTTDEPQEERARRSDTRTFNRLFGRDEEGQRPLTVVLQGPAGIGKTMAAKKILLDWAAGKLYQGQVDFAFFVPCRELLANPGARSLADLVLEQCPDRRAPVPQMLAQPDRLLFILDGVDELPAPPGALEAAAPCTDPFEAASGARVLGGLLSKALLPAARLLVTARAAAPGRLRSPQCAEVYGFSDRDRKKYFYRFFEDERGAARAYRLVKENQTLLALCFVPFVCWIVCTVLRQQLALGHDPAHTLRTATAVYLLFVTSLLDGGAGGAQAELRKLCGLAREGTLERRARFTEQDLGRLQLRGSPVQTLFLSKKELPGVLETEVAYQFADLSFQEFFAALSYLLPDERAPESVAARDLETLLPRDGRPRAHLALTTRFLFGLLSTERTREIERHFGCTVSARVKQDALRWVQGQGGSRGCQGFEAVEEPGEEKGEEADEEDEEEDGEELGEDLNYPLEVLYCLYETQEEAFVGHALRGLPELVLERVRLNSMHLAVLSYCVSHCPAGQALRLVRCGLVAVRQRKKRSLVQRLQGSRTNTKPPPASPLHPLCKAMAEPQCGLSILTLSGCRLSDAVCRDLAEALGTAPALTELGLLHCGLSEPGLRMLGQGLAGPACRVRVLRLQPGAHPGVLQYLVSLLRLSPALTTLDLSGCQLPPPAVTYLRSILQQPGCSLKTLSLAAVELSDQSLQELRAVMAAKPDLVIVHSALGGPLETSLETISAL from the exons ATGGAGGGACTAGGGGCCCCGGGCTGCAG CTCGGAGCCCCTGGCGACCGCGGCCCGCGAGCTGCTGCTGGCGGCACTGGAGGACTTGAGCCAGGAGCAGCTGAAGCGCTTCCGCCACAAGCTGCGGGACGCGCGCGCCGGCGGCCGTGGCATCCCGTGGGGGCGCCTGGAGCTCGCGGATGCTATGGACCTCGCAGAGCAGCTGGTCCACTTCTACGGGCCAGAGCCCGCGCTGGACGTGGCCCGCAAGACGCTGCAGAGGGCGGACGTGCGCGACGTGGCTGCGCGACTCAAGGAGCAGCGGCGGCAGC GGCTTGGTACCGGTTCCTCTGCGATGATCTCCGTGGCTG AGTACCGCAAGAAATACCGGGAGCACGTGCTGCGGCAACACGCTAAGGTGCGCGAGAGGAACGCACGCTCGGTGCGTATCAACCGGCGCTTCACCAAGCTGCTCATCGCGCCAGAAGGCACCGCCGGCGGGGACGTGGCGCCGGGAACTACGGACGAACCCCAGGAAGAGCGCGCGCGGCGCTCGGACACGCGCACCTTCAACCGGCTCTTCGGGCGCGATGAGGAGGGCCAGCGGCCGCTGACCGTGGTGCTGCAGGGCCCGGCGGGCATTGGCAAGACCATGGCGGCCAAGAAGATCCTGCTAGACTGGGCGGCGGGCAAACTGTACCAGGGCCAGGTGGACTTCGCTTTCTTCGTGCCGTGCCGGGAGCTGCTGGCGAACCCGGGCGCGCGTAGCCTGGCCGACCTGGTCCTGGAGCAGTGCCCAGACCGCCGTGCGCCTGTGccgcagatgctggcacagccgGATCGGCTGCTCTTCATCCTGGACGGCGTGGACGAGCTGCCCGCGCCGCCCGGGGCCCTGGAGGCGGCCGCGCCCTGCACCGATCCCTTCGAGGCCGCGAGCGGTGCGCGAGTGCTGGGCGGGCTGCTAAGCAAAGCGCTGCTGCCCGCAGCCCGCCTGTTGGTGACCGCGCGTGCCGCCGCCCCGGGCCGCCTGCGCTCGCCGCAGTGCGCCGAGGTGTACGGCTTCAGCGACCGCGACAGGAAGAAGTACTTCTACCGCTTCTTCGAGGATGAGCGCGGCGCGGCGCGCGCCTACCGCCTGGTCAAGGAAAACCAGACGCTCTTAGCGTTGTGCTTCGTGCCTTTCGTGTGCTGGATCGTGTGCACAGTACTGCGCCAGCAGCTCGCGCTGGGCCACGACCCCGCGCACACGCTCAGGACCGCCACGGCCGTGTACCTGCTCTTCGTCACCAGCTTACTGGACGGCGGTGCCGGTGGGGCGCAAGCCGAACTCCGCAAGCTGTGCGGCCTGGCGCGCGAGGGCACCCTGGAGCGCAGGGCGCGGTTCACGGAGCAGGACCTGGGGCGCCTGCAGCTGCGCGGCTCACCCGTGCAGACCTTGTTCCTAAGCAAGAAGGAGCTGCCCGGTGTGCTGGAGACTGAGGTCGCCTACCAGTTCGCCGATCTCAGCTTCCAGGAGTTCTTCGCAGCCCTCAGCTACTTGCTGCCGGACGAGAGAGCTCCGGAGTCGGTGGCGGCCAGGGACCTGGAGACCCTGCTGCCCCGCGACGGCCGGCCGCGCGCCCACCTGGCGCTCACCACGCGCTTCCTCTTCGGGCTGCTAAGCACCGAGCGCACGCGCGAGATCGAGCGCCACTTTGGCTGCACGGTGTCAGCGCGCGTAAAGCAGGACGCCCTGcggtgggtgcagggccagggcGGGAGCAGGGGCTGCCAGGGGTTCGAGGCCGTGGAGGAGCCCGGCgaagagaaaggggaggaggcggacgaggaggacgaggaggaagaCGGGGAGGAGCTGGGCGAGGACCTCAACTACCCGCTGGAGGTGCTGTACTGCCTGTATGAGACGCAGGAGGAGGCGTTCGTGGGCCACGCCCTGCGCGGCCTGCCCGAGCTGGTGCTGGAGCGGGTGCGCCTCAACAGCATGCACTTGGCGGTTCTCAGCTACTGCGTGAGCCACTGCCCCGCCGGGCAGGCGCTGCGGCTGGTGCGCTGTGGGCTGGTCGCAGTGcgacagaggaagaagaggagcctCGTGCAGCGGCTGCAGGG ctccaggaccaaCACGAAGCCGCCGCCGGCCTCCCCGCTGCACCCCCTCTGCAAGGCCATGGCGGAGCCGCAGTGCGGACTGAGCATCCTCAC GTTGTCCGGCTGCAGACTCTCGGACGCCGTCTGCCGAGACCTCGCCGAGGCCCTGGGGACAGCGCCGGCCCTGACGGAGCTGGGCCTCCTgcactgcggcctcagcgagccCGGCCTGCGCatgctggggcagggcctggcgggGCCCGCGTGCCGCGTGCGGGTGCTCAG GCTGCAGCCCGGCGCCCACCCTGGGGTCCTGCAGTACCTGGTCAGCCTGCTGCGGCTCAGCCCGGCGCTTACCACCCTGGACCTGAGCGGCTGCCAGCTGCCCCCGCCGGCTGTGACCTACCTGCGTTCCATCCTGCAGCAGCCGGGGTGCAGCCTGAAGACCCTCAG cctggccGCTGTGGAGCTGAGTGACCAGTCGCTGCAGGAGCTGCGGGCTGTGATGGCAGCAAAGCCGGACCTGGTCATTGTCCACTCAGCACTGGGTGGCCCTCTCGAGACCTCGCTGGAGACCATCAGTGCCCTCTGA